The DNA window TTCAAAACATGTCagctctatttttattttaaaggacatTAAATCATTTATATGAAAGCAGGGTTTCTGAAAACAACAAGGGGtgacactttataataaccatcatctagAAAGGGTAAATTGATAGTTAATTAAACTTGagttaatagttattttactgtttacaaagaatgaaatgatagttaatcatttttgtaatgttttcatttatgttatgttaacagtttattgttgcacattttaacattttatacactttataaagtgtttgttaaagaTTACTAAATGATTTATataacagatctataaacaTGACATTGTacatggaccagatatttgttAATGGTTAATAATTAGTTTATAAACTGTCTATTAACATTCTGTGGATGACCATTATAAAGTTTGAACTGAAGATTATTAAAAACTTGTATTaatactttgtaaagcatctataAACATTTTGTAGATGGATAATTAATACTCAATGGTTAATAATTGGTTTGTAAACCATCTACAATCATTATCTACTTTGTAAATGGTTCATAAATACTGTGTAGAGCATCTATAAACATTATTTGGGTGGTCATTATAAAGTTGGAAGAAGTTATTATAATcttcagttccaactttataaAATCCATCCAAATAATTTTAATAGAAGCTTTACAAAATAtgtaataatgataaataaagtgtttgGTCCATCTATGTCATGTTTATAGATGTTTCATATAAATCATTTGGtaatcattaacaaacactttatatagtgtataaaatgttataatgtgtgcaaaaataaattgttaacATAACATCAGTTACAGCATtacaaacattattaactatcatttcattctttgttaacagtaaaataactttaaactaAAGTTGATTAACTATCAATTCAGCCTTTAttgatgatggttattataaagtgttaccaatcATTTTTCTTATGATCACAAGTGTaaaatatttagtatttaacGATTAGTTTGCCTAtatatttatcatttcatttcatgtaaGTAGCTCATAAGGTTAAGATTATGCATTGTCACTGCTGCAGATTATGTGGGTACAAATGTTGTGTTAATCATCATAAAGATAACCTTTATCAGAgtgttttaaacacaaagttgTTCCTTTTACCCTTCATAGCATACAGGAGTCTTTGGTTAATGTACAAACAGACCGAGCTTGAGGATTATAGGTGTCTTATCTTTGTTTCACAGATCGATCCAAAGCAAGCATGTACCAAACAAGAGTTTAATATCAGTATTTTAATGTacatttattatacattttaaataaatattccatccttaaatttatttttcacatcctcaaataaaaatatagttttatatatatttatataaaaacagacattcagGGGGCAACAAGAACACAAAAGGGAGAGGGGCAGTTTGTGTCAGGGGGTTCCTTACACATCAATGCATTTTGTACACATTAACATTACAGTCAGAACAGGAAACCTGTGATTATCAAATGTAGCTGCCACATTGTTCCATCAGATGCTATTAAAGTTCTGTTTGCTTCAACTGTGTGAGAAAGAAGCAGAGTGAGAAACACGGTCAGGATGAAGCATCTAGCAGAAGCTTTCACACTGCAGTGTCACCACCATTATGCAACGTTTACTGACACCCAGCGCTTTCAAACACAGTGTGTGACAGTTTGTGTCCCTAAACGCAGCGTTCCCTGGCAGTGCGGTCAATCAGGGCCCTTCAAGTCTCCTTGAGCAGCAGGCGAGAGTCCAAAAAAATGACTCCACTGgtcaaaaaaaaccaaacaaaaactaaacacaaaGCACTCTACAGAGATGTCCTTGATAAGTCAGACAACAAGTTATGTGCATCTAAGAACaaacttttctctcttcttcttttttttttttacacaggtcAGTACTAAGTCTGGAGTACAAAAATAGATTTCTCATGTATTTTTGtctatttacagttttttcAAGAAAGATAGAAAACAAACTACACATTAAGATATAGTAATGCTCAGTATAAAAAATGTCTCTAGAGGTTGTTGCAGAGCAGAGGAGATTATCTGCTGCTGGTAATTCAGTCAGTTTGtcagtttctcctcctttcatctctgtcttttctttattcCTTCCCCTCCTCAGCGCTCTGATGAGTACCGTGTACGTTTAGTCCTTTGACTGAAGGGATAGTGGATGAAGTCGAAAGGGTGGTGGTGGCTCGAGTGTGCGGGCTGCTGCCCCCTAGGCAGCCTCTTCATGAAATGGACCTCCCGCTGGTGCTGGCGTGTCCGCGAGCCTTTCCGTGGCCGCCCACGGCGCGTAAAGGCCATGTACCAGCTTTCATAGCGAGCGTTCCTCAAAGCCGTGTAGTTGTTCTCCAAAACAATCTCAGTGAAGATACAGTCACGGCCTTGTCCGtttttctgcaaaaacacaaacgtAGAAAAAACTCAGCAAGGATGTTCAGAGAAGATTCCTCAATGAAGATTTACAGATGGGAAGTATCGGATGTATAAAGGGCTTCCCTATTCAGCCTGTtccctgcatgcacacacactcacttacaAAGCCCTCCCCTCATACATGTAGCATATGCTACAGTCATTACAGatcagagagagggggatgacagTAAGCGATGACTCTTCTCCCCCTTCAGAAAACATCCAGCAGCCCTTGTGGGTCAGTATCTGCAGGACAGATCCTCCTGCCATAAAGCCTTAATAAGCCCCCAAGTTTCACTCCACTCTGGTTTAAACTCTGGTTGCATTACAGGTGTGGCTAAATTTGTCCTACAAAGTCCGCTTGTATTGAATACCAATCAATATAACTTTGAATACATCTCAGCAGTCCTTCGCTGGGTTCGGTTAAAGCTCCATTAGATCCGGCTTTTGACCTTAGACAAAGGTGCAGCTCTAGGAAGAGACAGTAAACAAAAAGGTGGTTGAAGTATGACCTCTAGTTCGGGATATTATCAAGTAAAAAACGTGATGCAAATTCCCTCGGtgacaaaatgtacagtaagGTCAGCTGACGCAGAATTCACTGGCATGGACACACAGTGCTAACCTACTGTAACAAGTTTCCACCTTATTGGACAAAATAGTGTGTTAAAAATAGTCATGTGCTTACATACACCCAAAAGACACACTCTCTATTTATTCTGTCTCTCgtcaactcacacacacacacacacacacactggggcCAGTGCAGGCTGTGACTGGGCCGGTAGCTCATGGCAGATGGTGTACGAGGCAGGGTGCTGGGTGGGTGAAggggtgtgtgtttggggggggctgcagagaggatgagaggatgGCAGCTATGTTTATTAGCCATCACAGTAAGAGAGGGACACTGAGATCGCCTGAAACACACACCAAGAACCTCGGATAGCACCAACAGCAGCATACCAGGCTCTAACCCCTACACTGTATAACTCCTGTTTGAGGACAGTATTATAAAGATTACATACACTGAGCCATCATATAACTAGCATTAGCCTCCATCAGCCTCTCAACACTCTGTACCCAGATCACCTCCACTCCACAGATTTATTCAGTGCTGTCAACTACTGAAACTTCTTCAAATTATTTGCAATTTTCCTTTGCAAAACAGAAGTCCACAAAACAAATGCTAAATCCGTCTCTAACTCCTCTTACTGTGCTGCTACAACTGTTGACATTTTGACCCCAGCTACCATAAGCTAGCCAACCTTTTGCCTCTGCTCCTGTTGTCTGAGGTCAACTTTTCCCCTTACCTTGCCGATGAGCTTCCCTCGCTTGTTCATGCAGATGTAGAAGCCCGTTTCCGCTCCCTTGATGCGCACTCGGCTCCCAAATGTGTCTGTTTCCACAACGAGTTTGGCTAAAAGAATTTAAGAAAAGAGAGTAATATTAGCAACAGCAGCTCAGAACAGCATGGTTTGGAAAGGACTTATGTTTTGtgactatttttaaaacatggagaAATGATTCATCAGTGCAgaggaacaaacaaaaaaaaacaaaaaaataatgttcCAATGTGTTTTCAAGTATACATAGTCTCTTTTCTCTATTTcatccatgcacacacacacacacacacacacacacacacacacacagccatgcatAAAAACCTGTGGGACCATTCCTGGGGATTTATGCAAGCTGAGATTCTTGCAAAATGATAAAACCACGTGTCTCTTGGTTCCTTGAAAGCTAAAGAGGGGATCCTGGCAGGCCCATCAGAAATTCCTTTTAGAATAAATCTGCACTGACCTCACACATAAAGCTCCATGTCTATCTATATATCCTGACTAGTACTGAAGGAAACAGGAAATATGGACAGTTCACAGGGAATGACTTGATAGAgcttttggctttttgttgttgttgctttttaacAAGATAAAGACAATTATACAGAATATTGTGATGCAATTTGTTTTACACTGACAGATATCTTCAGGTCCTATTCAATGTTCTGCAAATATGTATTTGTATGCAGCATATCTGATTTTCTGAAGGATATTAACCAGAACATTAAAGCCAATAGGAGATTGTTACTTGGCAATAACCAGTGTGTTAGTGGGGTCACTGAAGTTGGGCAGGGACTTTTCCCACCATCCCACTGACAAACCAATCTACTTAAATCCTGAGTTATAGATGAAGTTAGATTTGGCAGTTTGAGCTAAGCTGATTGGGGGACAGAGTTTGGGTCATAGAAAGGGATTAGAGACACACGCATGGAGTTCTTCTGACAAGTGAGCTCTCAAAATATCTTAAGGTGACCTGAATAGCTGGTgctcttttcatgagaatgcaTATAATTACATCCTGCAAAACGGACATTTGAAACCTCTGTAtagacagcagcaacaaccaCACTGTTACCAATGGGTATTTGATGGATGAGTGGATGTTCTGATTATTTTATTCGGATTCAGTTGTAAATATTCttaactacaaaaacaaaatgtgggGTAAAGGGGGCTTCAAGGCTCAACTTGACCCATTCGGTTCTGAAGCTGGATGAAGTAGGGGGGCTGAAGTTGGGGGTGGAGGTGGGAGAAGGAGCTATGCAGGAAATGTTCGGGAGGTAGAAGTAAGATTGCTTCTAATGGTTCTTCCAGACCTGCAGGATCTCTGGAGGATCACCCCTAGCACCATCTACAATCCACTGGACAGTTTCCCCTCCAGAATTACAGAGTGGGATTACAAAATAGTGAACATAGAGACCATCTCCCCCAATCAGCTATTGGGTTGAGGGATAAAGGCCTGAATAATTTTCAAATTGGGTTTCACTTTTGTCTGGATATTTCAGTAATCAAACTGGAACACCTTTGAATGACTGAATGAATGGGCCTTCATGCAATGCATTCTGCAAATATGCTGTGTGCATTTGGAATATACCTTC is part of the Labrus bergylta chromosome 10, fLabBer1.1, whole genome shotgun sequence genome and encodes:
- the fgf8a gene encoding fibroblast growth factor 8 isoform X1, with product MQLIPSRRSYLFLHLLAVCYYAQVTNQSPPNFTQHVSEQSKVTDRVSRRLIRIYQLYSRTSGKHVQVLPNKKINAMADDGDVHAKLVVETDTFGSRVRIKGAETGFYICMNKRGKLIGKKNGQGRDCIFTEIVLENNYTALRNARYESWYMAFTRRGRPRKGSRTRQHQREVHFMKRLPRGQQPAHSSHHHPFDFIHYPFSQRTKRTRYSSER
- the fgf8a gene encoding fibroblast growth factor 8 isoform X2; this encodes MQLIPSRRSYLFLHLLAVCYYAQHVSEQSKVTDRVSRRLIRIYQLYSRTSGKHVQVLPNKKINAMADDGDVHAKLVVETDTFGSRVRIKGAETGFYICMNKRGKLIGKKNGQGRDCIFTEIVLENNYTALRNARYESWYMAFTRRGRPRKGSRTRQHQREVHFMKRLPRGQQPAHSSHHHPFDFIHYPFSQRTKRTRYSSER